The following nucleotide sequence is from Triticum dicoccoides isolate Atlit2015 ecotype Zavitan chromosome 7B, WEW_v2.0, whole genome shotgun sequence.
tctaaggttgTCGCCAAAAAGCCATCGGACAAACCACCTACTACCTGCTATCGCCGCCACCGGCACACCGCCGCTGCAACTATGACTTCACAACAACAAACAAAGCGAGACAATCTCGCGAACACGCCGAAGAAGAATCAACTATCTCAACCATTGCCGTGCCTCCAACTTAGCACACGCCCGCCATCGTCGCCACATAAGCCTCAACGCCAACACACACCATCATCTTCCATCGGGCCGCCGACCCGAGCTATTGCATTCCCAGACTCTTCCATAGTTTTTCTTCATAGGAAGTGACATTTACGTTACAATAACCGAGAAGTCACGACGGACACGTACTACCACACAGTTTCATATTTTGTGTGCTTCCTACTTAGTCGGTCCTCTCCTAGACCCACGGGCACATCGTGACAGAAGCGCTACTGTGGCTGGTACCTACCGGTGGAAACCGGTAGCAAGCCAGCAAGACCTCATCGCTGACCTGAACTGTCGCCGCAGGGAGCCTCCCTGCCCACAACGATCCAGCGGCAACCCGACAAGATCGAGCCCTTTCTTGACCATTTGTACTCTCGCGTAGTGAGTACATGCGTGGTGTGGCCTCACGAACCTAAAAGGCCAAAAGCGCCGAGGTCCCGGCCGAGGCGGCTAACCAACCCAACCCCAGTGAGATCTCATCTCTGACTCCCAGCCGTATAACATTTTAACAACCTCGCATTCCTCCCCACTAACCCATGTTGGTTTTACATCTCCTTTTGCTAGTTTAGCAATATCTTTGCTACTACGCCATACTCGCAAAGCATGTCTGCCTACGTCCTCTCCACCTCGATCTCACCTTTTGTAACAAGCCATATGGATTCCACATGCAGATGCAGGTACTACCATGCATTTTTTCTTGTTCCTCCTAATCATGTTGGAACTTGGACAAGTGATACCCGTTGGTTCTTGTCGATGAAGCTCTGGTGTAAGCTTTTGCAATTAAATGGCGGGAACACATTTATGGTGCACGGACGGGGCGCGGCATGAATTTAAATACGAGCTGCCCATCATCCTGTTGGTGCCAACGCAGCAACACGAGGAAAAAAAATGGTCTGAAATCAAATGTTCCCTGCCACGGAATTGTCACTGCTACTGCACATTGTACGAGGCCTACCAATTATTACAGTAGAAAAAAGGAAAAGCTGTGACGTGTATGGTGCACTCGAGCAAGGGCATGTGCTGGTGGCTGGCAGTTCAagccacgcacgcacgcgcgcAGTTCACACGCAGCGCACTGGCAGTGCATGGCATGGCATGATCACGCATCGCCACCGCCGTCGAGCGCACGAGGCCGGATGTCCTTGAGCACGCCCACCACCTGCTGCATCGTCGGCCGCTTGTCCGGCGAGTGCGCCGTGCACAGGTACCCCACCCGCAGGCACTCCACCATCTCccgctccgccgcctcgccgccgtgcACCCGCGGGTCCACGATGTCCAGCCCCTTGCCGTCGCGGATGAGCCCGCGCGCCCAGCTCACCGACGCCTCGTCCCACCTCGCCTGCCCCGTCATCAGCTCCAGCACCAGCGCGCCGAACCCATACACGTCCGCCTCCGGCGTCGCGTCGTCCTCGTCGCCGCCGAGGTGCCCGAAGTCGGATATACGGGGCTCCAGGTCGTCGCTGAGGAGCACGTTGGTGGGGACGAGGTGGCCGTGCACCACGGCCCGGCCTGACCCGGCCCACCCTTGGTGCAGGAACGCCAGGCCCCGGGCGACGCCCAGCGCGATGCGGTGCCGGGTCGGCCAGTCGGATATCGACCGCTTGTCCTCCGCCGCCTCCCAGATGTCGCCGCCGGCGTCGTCCATGTCCGGCCGCCCCGCGGGCAGCTCGTGCAGCCACCGGTGGAGGTCGCCTTTCTCCATATACTCGTATAGCAGCAGCTTCTCCCTCCCTGCAATAAATGGCCGGAATTCGAATTTCAAAAGCCAAGATTTTATGCTGCTCAGCTCACACTGGCAATCCATCTGACCTACTCACCGAACCTAACTGCTCCAACTAGAAAAGAAAGAATCCAAAGTAAATTTGGACTCACCTGCAATGCAGTATCCAAGGAGCGGAAGGATGTTGGGGTGCCGGAGCCGCGCGAGTTCCCGGaacgcggcggccgcggcggccgggTTGTCGTCCTCCCCGACCACGGCCATGGCGCCCTCCACGACGCGCACGACGACGTGCAGGTCGCCGGGCAGAACGGCGCGGTACGCGGCGCCGCTGCGGCCACCGCGCTCCGCGAGCTGGGATTCGCGGCCGAACCCAGAAGTGGCCGCGGCGAGGTCGGCGAGCGTCAGCTCCATGAGCGGTCGCTCGAAGAGCACCACCGGCGCGGCCGCCGCCCCCTTTGATGCTGCCGCCGCCACAACCACCTCATCTTCTTCCTTCTCACCCCACTGCACCTtcttctcctccgcctccttgTCTCCGTTCTTCCTCTTCCTGCACCTCACCACCCCGCACGCCACGGATCCGACCAAGCAGAGCAGGACGATCACTGACGCCACCCCGCACACAATCGCCACGGCGACCACGCCCAGATGCTTCTTTCTTTTCGCTTTCGTTGCCGTGCTCTTTGCCGTCCTTGCGGGATGAGCCTTCTTTGCACTTGTTCCTCGTGGTGGCGGAGGCGGTGGATGAGGCCGCCTGGGCCGCGCAGGGGTGTCTTTTGAGAACACTAACGACGCATTGCCGGCGTGGATGAACGCCGAGGGCCCGAACTTCTTCACGGCGCTGGCGTTCACCGCGCCGGACAGGTTGTTGTACGAGACGTTCAAGAAAAGGAGACCATCGAGCGGGGGCAGGTCGCCGGGGAACCTCCCGCGCATCGCGTTCCGGGAGAGGTCGAGCCGGCGCAATCGCGTCAGCCGCCTCAGCCCCTGCGGCACAGCGCGGATCCTGTTCGCCGACACGTCGAGCGCGTCGAGCCCCGGGAGGCCGTCCACCCCCGCGACGACGGTGAAGCGGTTGCCGGACACGTTGAGGGACTGCAGCCGCGGGTTCGGCTCCACCCGCAGCGAGCCGCCGAGCTGGTTCCCCGACACGTCCACGGCGCGGAGCGCCGGCGCGCGCCAGAAGCCGCCGGGGATAGCGCCCTGGAGCGCGTTCCCGGAGAGGTCGAGCGCGGCAAGGGCGGACAGGTTCGCGAGCGCCGCCCACGCCACGGCGCCCGTCAGGTTCCGCGACGGGAGGCGCAGCTCCCGGACAGGCCTGCATGCCGGCACGGCCTGCGGCCGGAAGTTGCGCACGTAGCGGAACGCGGCCGCGACGATCGCCGCCTCGTCCCGGACGCCGCCGGCGCAAGAAGAGGAGACAGAGTCGGGAACCCTGGTGGAAAGGACCAGCAGCAAGAGCACGAGGCGGCGGACGTGGGAGTGGAGTGGCATGGCGGGCGAGCACTTGAAGCCTACTCCTACCTAGTACGTGTGCGGCGCAGTTATTAGATGGGAGGTTTGAACCCGGGGCGGCattgaaggaggaggaagaggaggaatggaacAGTGCACCGTGCAGGGGAGCTGCTCTGCTCTGCTTTTCAGTTTTTTCTGGGTGGGATGTGTGTGAGCTGGTTTAATAGCTGCTACTGGGACAGTGGCAGTGCGTGCTGCTAGAAACATGGGGGCGAGGAGTTGTTGGTTTCTCATCTCCATCGTGGACTTGGGAAGAGTGGAGTCAGGTGGACAGAATGAGGATGGTTGATCTGGTACGCCAATTCCCCTTTTCTTGTTCTGCCTTCTTGACTCTCGAAGCTAATGCTCAGAAATCCCTCAGAAATTGAGGGAGTGATATCGTTGTGTTTGGAGACAAA
It contains:
- the LOC119341093 gene encoding calmodulin-binding receptor kinase CaMRLK-like, with the translated sequence MPLHSHVRRLVLLLLVLSTRVPDSVSSSCAGGVRDEAAIVAAAFRYVRNFRPQAVPACRPVRELRLPSRNLTGAVAWAALANLSALAALDLSGNALQGAIPGGFWRAPALRAVDVSGNQLGGSLRVEPNPRLQSLNVSGNRFTVVAGVDGLPGLDALDVSANRIRAVPQGLRRLTRLRRLDLSRNAMRGRFPGDLPPLDGLLFLNVSYNNLSGAVNASAVKKFGPSAFIHAGNASLVFSKDTPARPRRPHPPPPPPRGTSAKKAHPARTAKSTATKAKRKKHLGVVAVAIVCGVASVIVLLCLVGSVACGVVRCRKRKNGDKEAEEKKVQWGEKEEDEVVVAAAASKGAAAAPVVLFERPLMELTLADLAAATSGFGRESQLAERGGRSGAAYRAVLPGDLHVVVRVVEGAMAVVGEDDNPAAAAAAFRELARLRHPNILPLLGYCIAGREKLLLYEYMEKGDLHRWLHELPAGRPDMDDAGGDIWEAAEDKRSISDWPTRHRIALGVARGLAFLHQGWAGSGRAVVHGHLVPTNVLLSDDLEPRISDFGHLGGDEDDATPEADVYGFGALVLELMTGQARWDEASVSWARGLIRDGKGLDIVDPRVHGGEAAEREMVECLRVGYLCTAHSPDKRPTMQQVVGVLKDIRPRALDGGGDA